Proteins from a genomic interval of Stenotrophomonas maltophilia:
- a CDS encoding response regulator transcription factor, which produces MPTPARVIVVDDDASIRDAIADCLLLHGYQVRVAADATALDVLLQVQRPDVIILDWMMPGEDGLSVCRRLQARAIPILMLSAMGSAPDRVIGLEMGADDYLAKPFDPRELLARVRALLRRQDKLRTQVASELRFSGWRLLPEQRRLLAPDGNELVLSRGEFSLLLALAERPGRVLGREQLLQLSRGEPSDSVDRAVDLAISRLRRKLGQASPGAEALVQTSRGEGYRFDAEVQVL; this is translated from the coding sequence ATGCCTACTCCCGCCCGTGTCATCGTTGTCGATGACGACGCCAGCATCCGTGATGCCATCGCCGATTGCCTGTTGCTGCATGGCTACCAGGTGCGGGTGGCCGCGGACGCGACGGCGCTGGACGTGCTGCTGCAGGTCCAGCGCCCGGACGTGATCATCCTCGACTGGATGATGCCCGGTGAGGATGGTCTGTCGGTGTGCCGCCGGCTGCAGGCACGGGCCATTCCGATCCTGATGCTGTCGGCGATGGGCAGCGCACCGGACAGGGTGATCGGCCTGGAGATGGGCGCGGACGATTACCTGGCCAAGCCGTTCGACCCGCGCGAGCTGCTGGCGCGGGTACGCGCGCTGCTGCGCCGGCAGGACAAGCTGCGCACGCAGGTAGCCAGTGAACTGCGCTTTTCTGGTTGGCGGTTGCTGCCGGAACAACGTCGCCTGCTGGCGCCGGATGGGAACGAGCTGGTGCTCAGCCGTGGTGAATTCAGCCTGTTGCTGGCGCTGGCCGAACGCCCCGGGCGGGTGCTGGGGCGCGAGCAGCTGCTGCAGCTGAGCCGTGGCGAGCCCAGTGACAGCGTCGACCGCGCGGTCGACCTGGCGATCAGCCGGCTGCGCCGCAAGCTCGGGCAGGCCTCACCCGGTGCGGAAGCCCTGGTGCAGACATCGCGTGGCGAAGGCTATCGCTTCGACGCTGAGGTACAGGTGTTGTGA
- a CDS encoding serine hydrolase domain-containing protein: MCRATLMLLTLLPLAVLAAPPPVPSPTRIDAEAQRLMQAAHARGMALAVIDDGKVVHVAAYGERNAAGEPLRTDTVMYAASLTKMAFGHLVAQLAQDARIDLDASIATALDKPLPDYPLETKKYADYSVLADDARWRQLTPRLLLNHASGFANFGFLEPDGRLKFHFDPGSRYGYSGEGLILLQFVIERGRLGEDVGTLMQQRVFDRFGMTRTSMMWREDFATNLADGWTVEGAAEPHDERSRVRAAGSMDTTIADMARFAAGYVRGDGLSAAMRKELVRPQLAITTASQFPTLQPELPKAQQRKDLAAGLGVVTFRGPQGAGFYKGGHDDAVGNTLVCVERQQRCVVILGNDVRAEATFPALVAFVLGDTGVPWQWEYGAAKAFVE, encoded by the coding sequence ATGTGCCGTGCCACCCTGATGTTGCTGACGCTGCTCCCGCTGGCGGTGCTGGCCGCGCCGCCACCCGTGCCCTCGCCCACTCGCATCGATGCCGAAGCACAGCGGCTGATGCAGGCGGCCCATGCGCGCGGGATGGCGCTGGCGGTGATCGATGACGGCAAGGTGGTGCATGTGGCCGCCTACGGTGAACGCAACGCCGCAGGCGAGCCGCTGCGCACCGACACCGTGATGTACGCTGCGTCACTGACCAAGATGGCCTTCGGCCACCTGGTCGCACAGCTGGCGCAGGACGCGCGTATCGATCTGGATGCCAGCATCGCTACCGCCCTGGACAAGCCGCTGCCGGACTATCCGCTCGAAACGAAGAAGTACGCCGACTACAGCGTGCTGGCCGATGATGCACGCTGGCGCCAGCTCACCCCTCGCCTGCTGCTCAACCACGCCAGTGGCTTTGCCAACTTCGGGTTCCTCGAACCGGACGGCCGGCTGAAGTTCCACTTCGATCCGGGCAGCCGCTACGGCTATTCCGGCGAAGGGTTGATCCTGCTGCAGTTCGTGATCGAACGCGGGCGGCTGGGCGAGGATGTGGGCACGTTGATGCAGCAGCGGGTGTTCGACCGCTTCGGCATGACCCGCACCAGCATGATGTGGCGCGAGGACTTCGCCACCAACCTGGCAGACGGCTGGACCGTGGAGGGCGCCGCCGAGCCGCACGATGAGCGCAGCCGCGTGCGTGCGGCCGGTTCGATGGATACCACCATCGCCGACATGGCCCGTTTCGCCGCTGGCTACGTGCGCGGCGATGGGCTGTCAGCGGCGATGCGCAAGGAGCTGGTGCGGCCGCAGCTGGCGATCACCACCGCCAGCCAGTTCCCTACCCTGCAGCCGGAGCTGCCGAAGGCGCAGCAGCGCAAGGATCTGGCGGCGGGCCTGGGCGTGGTGACGTTCCGTGGCCCGCAAGGCGCGGGCTTCTACAAGGGCGGCCACGATGATGCGGTGGGCAACACGCTGGTGTGCGTGGAGCGGCAGCAGCGCTGCGTGGTGATCCTGGGCAACGATGTGCGCGCCGAAGCGACCTTCCCGGCGCTGGTGGCCTTCGTGCTGGGCGACACCGGCGTGCCGTGGCAGTGGGAGTACGGCGCGGCGAAGGCATTCGTCGAATGA
- the groL gene encoding chaperonin GroEL (60 kDa chaperone family; promotes refolding of misfolded polypeptides especially under stressful conditions; forms two stacked rings of heptamers to form a barrel-shaped 14mer; ends can be capped by GroES; misfolded proteins enter the barrel where they are refolded when GroES binds), whose amino-acid sequence MAAKDIRFGEDARSRMVRGVNVLANAVKATLGPKGRNVVLEKSFGAPTITKDGVSVAKEIELADKFENMGAQMVKEVASRTNDDAGDGTTTATVLAQALIREGAKAVAAGMNPMDLKRGIDKAVVAAVAELKSISKPTADDKAIAQVGTISANSDESIGQIIADAMKEVGKEGVITVEEGSGLDNELDVVKGMQFDRGYLSPYFINNQQSQTADLDDPFILLHDKKISNVRDLLPVLEGVAKAGKPLLIVAEEVEGEALATLVVNTIRGIVKVVAVKAPGFGDRRKAMLEDMAVLTGGTVISEEVGLSLEKATIKDLGRAKKVQVSKENTTIIDGVGDKAAVDARVGQIKTQIQDTSSDYDREKLQERVAKLAGGVAVIKVGASTEIEMKEKKDRVDDALHATRAAVEEGVVPGGGVALVRAVTALAGLKGANEDQNHGIQIALRAMEAPLREIVANAGEEPSVIINKVKEGTGSFGYNAATGEFGDMLQFGILDPTKVTRSALQNAASIAGLMITTEAMVAEAPKKDEPAMGGAGGMGGMGGMGGMDF is encoded by the coding sequence ATGGCTGCCAAGGATATTCGTTTCGGTGAAGACGCCCGTTCGCGCATGGTGCGCGGCGTCAACGTTCTCGCCAATGCCGTCAAGGCCACCCTGGGCCCGAAGGGCCGCAACGTCGTGCTGGAAAAGAGCTTCGGCGCCCCGACCATCACCAAGGACGGCGTCTCCGTCGCCAAGGAAATCGAACTGGCTGACAAGTTCGAGAACATGGGCGCACAGATGGTGAAGGAAGTCGCTTCGCGCACCAACGACGACGCCGGCGACGGCACCACCACCGCCACCGTGCTGGCCCAGGCCCTGATCCGCGAAGGCGCCAAGGCAGTTGCCGCCGGCATGAACCCGATGGACCTCAAGCGCGGTATCGACAAGGCCGTCGTGGCCGCCGTTGCCGAGCTGAAGAGCATCTCCAAGCCGACCGCCGACGACAAGGCGATTGCCCAGGTTGGTACCATCTCGGCCAACTCGGACGAGTCGATCGGCCAGATCATCGCTGACGCGATGAAGGAAGTCGGCAAGGAAGGCGTGATCACCGTTGAAGAAGGCTCGGGCCTGGACAACGAGCTGGACGTGGTCAAGGGCATGCAGTTCGACCGCGGCTACCTGTCCCCGTACTTCATCAACAACCAGCAGTCGCAGACCGCTGACCTGGATGACCCGTTCATCCTGCTGCACGACAAGAAGATCTCCAACGTCCGTGACCTGCTGCCGGTGCTGGAAGGCGTCGCCAAGGCCGGCAAGCCGCTGCTGATCGTTGCCGAAGAAGTCGAAGGCGAAGCGCTGGCCACCCTGGTGGTCAACACCATCCGTGGCATCGTCAAGGTCGTGGCCGTCAAGGCTCCGGGCTTCGGCGACCGTCGCAAGGCGATGCTGGAAGACATGGCCGTGCTGACCGGTGGCACCGTGATCTCCGAAGAAGTTGGCCTGTCGCTGGAAAAGGCCACCATCAAGGACCTGGGCCGCGCCAAGAAGGTGCAGGTTTCCAAGGAAAACACCACCATCATCGATGGCGTGGGTGACAAGGCTGCCGTCGACGCACGCGTCGGCCAGATCAAGACCCAGATCCAGGACACCTCCTCCGATTACGACCGCGAGAAGCTGCAGGAACGCGTGGCCAAGCTGGCCGGCGGCGTTGCCGTGATCAAGGTCGGTGCTTCGACCGAAATCGAAATGAAGGAAAAGAAGGACCGCGTCGACGACGCCCTGCACGCGACCCGTGCAGCCGTTGAAGAAGGCGTGGTCCCGGGCGGCGGCGTTGCCCTGGTCCGTGCGGTCACCGCACTGGCCGGCCTGAAGGGTGCCAACGAAGACCAGAACCACGGCATCCAGATCGCCCTGCGCGCGATGGAAGCCCCGCTGCGCGAAATCGTTGCCAACGCCGGTGAAGAGCCGTCGGTCATCATCAACAAGGTCAAGGAAGGCACCGGCAGCTTCGGCTACAACGCCGCCACCGGCGAGTTCGGCGACATGCTGCAGTTCGGCATCCTGGACCCGACCAAGGTGACCCGTTCGGCCCTGCAGAACGCGGCCTCGATCGCTGGCCTGATGATCACCACCGAAGCCATGGTTGCCGAAGCTCCGAAGAAGGACGAGCCGGCCATGGGCGGCGCCGGTGGCATGGGCGGCATGGGTGGCATGGGCGGCATGGACTTCTAA
- a CDS encoding pepsin/retropepsin-like aspartic protease family protein — MRLIPFLLLAAPLPALASDAPEHILPMWMQGGHPAVAVSLDGRAEPLRFVVDSAAGATLVDDRVVRRYGLEDADAEVSQAQGASAASARLQRMRSTSWQLGSWQLQAQAMKVDLSSLPKDDDPAIDGLIGNDLTGRWDTRWDFGRNQLALWTPGGLNLEGPGCQPNALPGRTDGLRQFGFITLALGAPAVDAIAVVDTGAAQTVLNAEAARALGLRTDGSDARVRVREKGTAGLGGGKQATWLYTLAGMTGSGWQHPSMEVRISELPVFKAIGLEARPALILGADAMRGGQVDIGAGAARICLRRPQAS; from the coding sequence TTGCGCCTCATCCCATTCCTCCTGCTTGCTGCCCCGCTGCCTGCGCTGGCGTCCGATGCCCCCGAGCACATCCTGCCGATGTGGATGCAGGGCGGTCATCCGGCCGTGGCCGTGTCGCTGGACGGGCGTGCCGAACCGCTGCGCTTCGTGGTCGACAGCGCTGCAGGCGCAACCCTGGTCGATGACCGCGTCGTGCGGCGCTATGGCCTGGAGGATGCGGATGCAGAGGTATCACAGGCCCAGGGGGCGAGTGCAGCTTCCGCACGGCTGCAGCGCATGCGCAGCACGTCCTGGCAGCTGGGCAGTTGGCAGCTGCAGGCCCAAGCCATGAAGGTCGATCTGTCGTCGTTGCCGAAGGACGATGATCCGGCCATTGACGGCTTGATCGGCAACGATCTGACCGGGCGCTGGGATACCCGTTGGGACTTCGGCCGCAATCAACTGGCGCTGTGGACACCCGGCGGATTGAACCTGGAAGGACCGGGTTGCCAGCCCAATGCGCTGCCCGGCCGTACTGACGGCCTGCGGCAGTTCGGCTTCATCACGCTTGCACTGGGCGCGCCCGCTGTGGACGCCATCGCCGTGGTCGACACCGGTGCCGCGCAGACCGTCCTCAACGCCGAAGCGGCCCGCGCACTGGGGCTGCGCACGGACGGCAGCGACGCACGGGTGCGGGTGCGTGAAAAGGGCACCGCAGGCCTGGGCGGCGGAAAGCAGGCGACCTGGCTGTACACCCTGGCCGGCATGACCGGCAGCGGCTGGCAGCACCCGTCGATGGAGGTCCGCATCAGCGAACTGCCGGTGTTCAAGGCGATCGGACTGGAGGCCCGGCCGGCGCTGATCCTCGGTGCCGATGCAATGCGCGGCGGCCAGGTGGACATCGGTGCCGGCGCGGCCCGGATCTGCCTGCGCCGGCCGCAGGCCAGCTGA
- a CDS encoding MarR family winged helix-turn-helix transcriptional regulator, producing the protein MLEAKHSALLDEAQRRGHTGVAQLRLCFQLLSLSSAIDRDCATRLAPHGLSEGRFIVLFLLHGAGGTLPPHELAERAGVTRATVSGLIDGLQREGLLQRRSDAEDGRRLQIVLTTQGRRLAETLFNQHTQWIGGLFSGLGAEEQQQLSQLLHKVWQHTDTGRGA; encoded by the coding sequence ATGCTGGAAGCCAAGCACAGTGCCCTGCTGGATGAGGCGCAACGACGCGGCCATACCGGTGTCGCGCAGCTGCGCCTGTGCTTCCAGCTGCTGTCGCTGTCATCGGCCATCGACCGCGACTGCGCCACGCGCCTGGCGCCGCACGGGCTCAGTGAAGGGCGTTTCATCGTGCTTTTCCTGCTGCACGGTGCCGGTGGCACGCTGCCACCGCATGAATTGGCCGAGCGTGCAGGTGTCACCCGCGCCACGGTCAGTGGCCTGATCGATGGCCTGCAGCGCGAAGGGCTGCTGCAGCGACGCAGTGACGCCGAAGACGGCAGGCGCCTTCAGATCGTGCTGACCACACAGGGGAGGCGCCTGGCCGAGACGCTGTTCAACCAGCACACGCAATGGATAGGGGGCTTGTTCAGCGGATTGGGCGCAGAAGAACAGCAGCAGTTGTCACAGCTGCTGCACAAGGTCTGGCAGCACACCGATACAGGTCGTGGGGCATGA
- a CDS encoding co-chaperone GroES, which yields MSIKPLHDRVVVKPIEADEISAGGIVIPDSAKEKSTKGEVVAVGPGKPLDNGSVRAPSLKVGDKVIYGQYAGSSYKSEGVEYKVLREDDVLAVIG from the coding sequence ATGAGCATCAAGCCGCTGCACGACCGCGTTGTGGTCAAGCCGATCGAAGCCGACGAAATCTCCGCCGGTGGCATCGTCATTCCGGATTCGGCCAAGGAAAAGTCCACCAAGGGTGAAGTCGTGGCCGTCGGCCCGGGCAAGCCGCTGGACAACGGCAGCGTGCGTGCGCCGTCGCTGAAGGTTGGCGACAAGGTCATCTACGGCCAGTACGCCGGCAGCTCGTACAAGAGCGAAGGCGTCGAGTACAAGGTCCTGCGCGAAGACGACGTGCTCGCCGTCATCGGCTGA
- the cutA gene encoding divalent-cation tolerance protein CutA yields the protein MSTVDPVLLLLTTCPDRASAERIAHALVGERLAACVTRLDGAQSTYRWQGEVTTDAELQLLVKTTASRVDHAIARIVELHPYELPECIAVETRAGLPAYLDWIRAQTREDTD from the coding sequence ATGTCGACCGTCGATCCCGTCCTGCTGCTGTTGACCACCTGCCCGGACCGGGCCAGTGCCGAGCGCATCGCGCACGCGCTGGTCGGCGAGCGCCTGGCCGCGTGCGTGACCCGCCTCGATGGCGCGCAGTCGACCTACCGCTGGCAGGGCGAGGTGACCACCGACGCCGAGCTGCAGCTGCTGGTGAAGACCACCGCAAGCCGCGTCGATCACGCGATTGCCCGGATCGTCGAACTGCATCCGTATGAACTCCCGGAGTGCATCGCGGTCGAAACCCGGGCCGGCCTGCCGGCGTATCTGGACTGGATCCGGGCACAGACCCGGGAGGACACTGATTGA
- a CDS encoding DNA alkylation repair protein: MSGILTAERLNALNTGSVAASHLAECLAVDFGALLQAVVPAVEHDALHRMRDAEGKGITQRMALAARLLRESGQGDPAQWQDHASDTVRGWACYLIGSNARATLAGKLQQMRALADDPHFGVREWAWLALRTDIVAAPMQALEYLQPWTQEASPYLRRFACEALRPRGVWATHIALFKRHPEHALPLLEALANDPERYVQDSVGNWLNDAGKTRPHWLRDLCARWQREHDGGANAYIRKRALRSLR; encoded by the coding sequence ATGAGCGGGATCCTGACGGCTGAGCGATTGAATGCGCTCAACACTGGCAGCGTCGCCGCCAGCCATCTGGCCGAATGCCTGGCGGTGGATTTTGGTGCGCTGCTGCAGGCGGTGGTACCCGCAGTTGAACATGACGCGCTGCACCGTATGCGCGATGCTGAAGGCAAGGGCATCACCCAACGCATGGCCCTGGCTGCCCGGTTGCTGCGCGAAAGCGGGCAGGGCGATCCTGCGCAATGGCAGGATCATGCGTCCGATACCGTGCGCGGCTGGGCCTGCTATCTGATCGGCAGCAATGCTCGCGCAACGTTGGCAGGGAAGCTGCAGCAGATGCGCGCGCTGGCCGATGACCCACACTTCGGTGTGCGGGAATGGGCGTGGCTGGCGCTACGCACGGACATCGTTGCCGCGCCGATGCAGGCGCTTGAGTACCTGCAACCGTGGACACAGGAAGCATCGCCGTACCTGCGCCGCTTCGCCTGCGAGGCGCTGCGCCCGCGCGGCGTCTGGGCCACGCATATCGCGCTGTTCAAGCGGCACCCGGAACATGCATTGCCGCTGCTGGAAGCACTGGCCAACGACCCGGAGCGCTACGTGCAGGACTCCGTGGGCAACTGGCTCAACGACGCCGGCAAGACCCGGCCGCACTGGTTGCGCGATCTGTGCGCGCGTTGGCAGCGCGAACACGATGGCGGCGCCAACGCCTACATCCGCAAGCGCGCACTGCGCTCGCTCCGGTAG
- a CDS encoding endonuclease yields the protein MRLLSPLAAACLLALAAAPAQAEVFINELHYDDSTAAGDVGEAIEVVATAGEDLSGYRLYLYNGSNPSAATVYANNPVPAGTAAGCGSASIAVVSYPTNGLQNGPNDGIALVDASGKVVQFLSYEGAITASGGPAAGMTSQNIPVAETNSTAPGTSLQLTGSGSQYAHFTWAESARQTFGSCNNGQTFSGGGTPGPNTPPSVSTTTPAQGSSTFPAAADLEVVFSETVNLASGAFALSCGTSGSVPLTFPASGRSVKLSTNTALVAGEACRFDIRAARITDLQGAHPAADSRIAFTVASTGGNPDPGNPGVPAGYYSKVNTSSPSQLRCSLHATIKGHTAYPYSGSGTSTWTILEIADEDPNNPNRILDAYRNRSYAKVTDRAGSGSGLKYNREHTWPNSLGFASTTGDKGLPYAPYTDTHMLYLTDAQWNADRGNKPFAKCDANCGERATEANNGQGGGSGGYPGNSNWVRTPDGNTGTFEVWGKRKGDMARAVMYMAIRYEGGKDAATGQSEPDLELTDDRSRIVKTSSSPAYMGLLSTLIDWHLSDPPDDAERARNDVIYSFQGNRNPFIDHPEWATPGLFTSAKPATCQLAN from the coding sequence ATGCGATTGCTGTCCCCGCTTGCCGCCGCCTGCCTGCTGGCGCTGGCCGCCGCGCCGGCCCAGGCCGAGGTCTTCATCAACGAACTGCATTACGACGACAGCACCGCCGCCGGTGACGTCGGCGAAGCGATCGAGGTCGTCGCCACCGCCGGAGAGGACCTGTCCGGCTATCGGCTTTACCTCTACAACGGCAGCAATCCTTCGGCCGCCACGGTCTACGCCAACAACCCGGTCCCGGCCGGTACCGCCGCGGGCTGCGGCAGCGCCAGCATCGCCGTGGTCAGCTACCCGACCAACGGCCTCCAGAACGGCCCGAACGATGGCATCGCCCTGGTCGATGCCAGCGGCAAGGTGGTCCAGTTCCTCAGCTACGAGGGCGCCATCACCGCCTCCGGTGGCCCTGCCGCCGGCATGACCAGCCAGAACATTCCGGTGGCCGAGACCAACAGCACGGCGCCGGGCACCTCGCTGCAGCTGACCGGCAGCGGCAGCCAGTACGCCCACTTCACCTGGGCCGAGTCGGCCAGGCAGACCTTCGGCAGCTGCAACAACGGCCAGACCTTCAGTGGTGGCGGCACCCCGGGCCCGAACACGCCGCCGTCGGTGTCCACCACCACCCCGGCACAGGGCAGCAGCACCTTCCCGGCCGCGGCCGATCTGGAAGTGGTGTTCAGCGAGACGGTGAACCTGGCCAGTGGCGCCTTCGCGCTGAGCTGCGGCACTTCCGGCAGCGTGCCGCTGACCTTCCCCGCCAGCGGGCGCAGCGTGAAGCTGTCCACCAATACCGCGCTGGTGGCCGGTGAGGCCTGCCGCTTCGACATCCGCGCCGCGCGCATCACCGACCTGCAGGGCGCGCACCCGGCCGCCGACAGCCGCATCGCCTTCACCGTGGCCAGCACCGGCGGCAATCCCGACCCGGGCAATCCGGGCGTGCCGGCCGGCTACTACTCGAAGGTGAACACGTCCAGCCCGAGCCAGCTGCGCTGCTCGCTGCACGCCACCATCAAGGGCCACACCGCCTACCCGTACAGCGGCTCGGGCACCAGCACCTGGACCATCCTGGAGATTGCCGACGAGGACCCGAACAACCCGAACCGCATCCTCGACGCGTATCGCAACCGCAGCTACGCCAAGGTGACCGATCGCGCCGGCAGCGGCAGTGGCCTGAAGTACAACCGCGAACACACCTGGCCGAACTCGCTGGGCTTCGCCAGCACCACCGGTGACAAGGGCCTGCCGTACGCGCCGTACACCGACACCCACATGCTGTACCTGACCGATGCACAGTGGAACGCCGACCGTGGCAACAAGCCGTTCGCCAAGTGCGACGCCAACTGCGGCGAGCGCGCCACCGAGGCCAACAACGGCCAGGGCGGCGGCAGCGGTGGCTATCCGGGCAATTCCAACTGGGTGCGCACGCCGGACGGCAACACCGGCACGTTCGAGGTGTGGGGCAAGCGCAAGGGCGACATGGCGCGTGCGGTCATGTACATGGCCATCCGCTACGAGGGCGGCAAGGATGCGGCCACCGGCCAGTCCGAGCCGGACCTGGAGCTGACCGACGACCGCAGCAGGATCGTCAAGACCAGCAGCTCGCCGGCCTACATGGGCCTGCTGTCGACCCTGATCGACTGGCACCTGTCCGATCCGCCGGATGATGCCGAGCGTGCGCGCAATGACGTGATCTACAGCTTCCAGGGCAACCGCAACCCGTTCATCGACCACCCCGAGTGGGCAACCCCTGGCCTGTTCACCTCGGCCAAGCCGGCCACCTGCCAGCTGGCCAACTGA
- a CDS encoding sensor histidine kinase — translation MLALASLLLATLVSVAVVGWMPRPAPPPMRLDQAVQVLRGEQAAAPLGLHLAMQDSPPQGSASDWLTQLAAMQMGVPAEKVRLVWSGQRKAPDVQVIEGGAVLDATARAGVLKAQAAVLTAMQWPPFELGIRQADGRWRVVGSDHSDLATWRRQVVLALLGGALLLAPLAAWASIRLGRPLRRLAEAGARVDLQADTPLPDDGPREVQMLASAISTGRDRLRAQAQDMTHMLAAVAHDLRTPLTGLRLRAEFAPAPQAARMVADIERMDTMIEQVLDYARGELQPLQLRPLDLAALLEECVHSALLRGVSISIEGPDTLPWRGDGLLLRRAIDNLIDNADRYAGAVDLHAAMAGNRMQLDVMDRGPGIAEDDRERLLQPFQRSESSRSRATGGTGLGLAVAANVARRHEGELLLLQRDGGGLIARLLLGPVS, via the coding sequence ATGCTGGCCCTGGCCAGCCTGCTGCTGGCGACACTGGTCAGCGTAGCCGTGGTTGGCTGGATGCCTCGGCCCGCGCCGCCGCCGATGCGCTTGGACCAGGCCGTGCAGGTGCTGCGAGGGGAGCAGGCGGCAGCGCCACTGGGCCTGCATCTGGCGATGCAGGATTCGCCGCCACAGGGCAGTGCCAGCGACTGGCTCACGCAACTGGCTGCGATGCAGATGGGCGTGCCGGCGGAAAAGGTACGCCTGGTCTGGAGCGGACAGCGCAAGGCGCCCGATGTGCAGGTCATCGAAGGCGGTGCGGTGCTCGATGCCACGGCGCGGGCCGGTGTATTGAAGGCGCAGGCTGCGGTGCTGACCGCGATGCAATGGCCGCCGTTTGAACTGGGCATACGCCAGGCCGATGGCCGCTGGCGGGTGGTCGGTAGCGACCACAGTGATCTGGCGACCTGGCGCCGCCAGGTGGTGCTCGCCCTGCTGGGCGGTGCACTCCTGCTGGCGCCGCTGGCGGCGTGGGCCTCGATCCGCCTGGGACGCCCGCTGCGGCGCTTGGCCGAGGCCGGCGCACGGGTTGACCTGCAGGCCGATACGCCGTTGCCGGATGACGGCCCACGCGAAGTACAGATGCTGGCTTCCGCGATCAGCACCGGTCGCGATCGCTTGCGCGCGCAGGCACAGGACATGACCCACATGCTGGCCGCCGTAGCGCACGACCTGCGCACGCCGTTGACCGGCCTGCGCCTGCGCGCCGAATTCGCACCTGCGCCACAGGCGGCGCGGATGGTGGCGGACATCGAACGCATGGATACGATGATCGAGCAGGTGCTCGATTACGCACGCGGCGAACTGCAACCACTGCAGTTGCGACCGCTGGACCTGGCCGCGTTGCTGGAGGAATGCGTGCACAGTGCCCTGCTGCGCGGCGTCTCGATCTCCATCGAGGGCCCGGACACACTGCCGTGGCGGGGCGACGGGCTCCTGCTGCGGCGGGCAATCGACAACCTCATCGACAACGCAGACCGCTACGCCGGTGCCGTAGACCTGCACGCCGCCATGGCAGGCAATCGCATGCAGCTGGATGTGATGGACCGCGGCCCAGGCATCGCCGAGGACGACCGTGAACGCCTGCTGCAACCTTTCCAGCGCAGCGAGAGCTCGCGCAGCCGCGCCACGGGTGGGACCGGCCTGGGCCTGGCGGTGGCGGCCAACGTCGCACGACGGCATGAGGGCGAGCTTCTGTTGCTGCAGCGTGATGGCGGCGGACTGATCGCACGCCTGCTGCTGGGGCCGGTTTCCTGA
- a CDS encoding DUF6445 family protein, whose protein sequence is MPTSFIVVDDFLSPADAHGLRQAGLGLTYPAQEGAFPGRNSLERLELDGLSEAASRLVNEPLRPVNPLQSHGKFRLTLASDVGRAKVHTDHSHWSGILYLSAPEHCEGGTEFFRHRRTNTERMALNAHELAALGYANGGDMHRDIIERDSVDDSQWEMTMRIPMRFNRLVLLRPWFWHTAGPAFGDRPENGRLVYLMFFEQAR, encoded by the coding sequence ATGCCTACCTCGTTCATCGTCGTCGACGACTTCCTCTCTCCGGCCGATGCGCACGGCCTGCGCCAGGCCGGCCTGGGCCTGACCTACCCGGCGCAGGAGGGCGCGTTCCCCGGCCGCAATTCGCTCGAACGGCTGGAGCTGGACGGCCTGTCCGAGGCCGCATCGCGGCTGGTCAACGAACCCCTGCGGCCGGTCAATCCGCTGCAGTCGCACGGCAAGTTCCGGCTGACCCTGGCCAGCGATGTCGGTCGCGCCAAGGTGCACACCGATCATTCGCACTGGTCCGGCATCCTCTACCTCAGCGCTCCGGAGCACTGCGAAGGCGGTACCGAGTTCTTCCGCCACCGCCGCACCAATACCGAGCGCATGGCGTTGAACGCCCACGAGCTGGCTGCGCTGGGCTACGCCAATGGCGGCGACATGCATCGCGACATCATCGAGCGCGACAGCGTCGACGACAGCCAGTGGGAGATGACCATGCGCATCCCGATGCGCTTCAACCGCCTGGTGCTGCTGCGCCCGTGGTTCTGGCATACCGCTGGCCCGGCCTTCGGCGACCGGCCGGAGAATGGGCGGCTGGTCTACCTGATGTTCTTCGAGCAGGCGCGTTGA
- a CDS encoding DUF6616 family protein — protein sequence MSHTFIELYTATPAWTTLPPEQRAAFFARIGAGMQHFDPARITPLAMGRIATDVPHGSGEQFYAVWRCASRADADALVAGIAATGWHQYFTTTNALGADEGMVQHLADLAAL from the coding sequence ATGTCCCACACCTTCATCGAGCTCTACACCGCCACCCCCGCCTGGACCACACTCCCGCCCGAGCAGCGCGCGGCCTTCTTCGCCCGTATCGGTGCCGGCATGCAGCACTTCGATCCGGCCCGTATTACCCCACTGGCGATGGGCCGCATCGCCACGGACGTGCCGCACGGCAGCGGCGAGCAGTTCTATGCGGTCTGGCGCTGCGCCAGCCGCGCGGACGCCGATGCGCTGGTGGCCGGCATTGCCGCCACCGGTTGGCATCAGTACTTCACCACCACCAACGCCTTGGGTGCGGACGAGGGAATGGTCCAGCACCTGGCCGATCTGGCTGCCTTGTAG